Proteins from a single region of Chroogloeocystis siderophila 5.2 s.c.1:
- the hrmK gene encoding hybrid histidine kinase/response regulator HrmK has protein sequence MQQSSTPEEIRVDATHPEQKVANTEVLQFQQVIADLWLERSLNELQNQINQCLARAYHTQQSLQELEAEVFQALIQQLSVSLKTDKVAIAFLQGWSPLAMSDPTLDCVLRPELNYEVRYSALSTSAASTEKSPAWQLQQIISHQELQALQNQNPKAAWALQDDCKVVGWLIIATCALPKSATGERLKFQLQPQFIERSLNVTMHAITQLQHLQALTLKCQQLEVQNCDLLRTNKLKSEFLANTSHEIRTPLSSILGFTHLLKAQGYNPENHRHQEYLNIILTSGQHLLALLNDILDLSKIEANQLEINKETVNIPEVCRSAISLVKEKASDKHLQLQLDIDANATALVADSLRLKQMLFNLLSNALKFTNKGAVGLQVKQKGVFVHFTVWDTGTGIAKEKQPQLFQPYVQISNVVAGRQEGTGLGLALTQKLAQLHGGWVEVQSKVNRGSQFTIVLPLTTAATSKTKVLSQRSSVTTDIRLSLNSQAAAPKTVMVMLVEDNFHNAKLMTTYLRKLGYQVTWVNSAAQMWEELPKAKPAVILMDVHLPDVDGLTLVQQLQANAEYRHIPVIVQTAMAMKGDRETCLAAGAIDYISKPIDLQALANMVSKYSDLDH, from the coding sequence ATGCAGCAGTCTAGTACACCAGAAGAGATCCGAGTGGATGCAACCCATCCAGAACAAAAGGTTGCTAATACAGAAGTGCTGCAATTCCAGCAAGTCATTGCTGATTTGTGGCTAGAACGTAGCTTGAATGAGTTGCAAAATCAAATTAATCAGTGCTTAGCCCGTGCGTACCATACTCAACAATCTTTACAAGAGTTAGAAGCCGAAGTCTTTCAAGCGCTGATCCAGCAGTTAAGCGTTTCACTCAAAACCGACAAAGTTGCGATCGCATTTTTGCAAGGTTGGTCACCACTTGCTATGAGCGATCCAACGCTAGATTGCGTGTTGCGACCTGAACTAAATTACGAAGTTCGCTATAGCGCATTATCTACAAGCGCCGCGTCAACAGAAAAATCCCCAGCTTGGCAACTGCAACAAATCATATCGCATCAAGAATTACAGGCGCTGCAAAACCAGAACCCAAAAGCGGCGTGGGCGTTACAAGACGATTGCAAAGTTGTTGGCTGGTTAATTATCGCCACTTGTGCATTACCAAAAAGTGCAACTGGAGAAAGATTAAAATTCCAACTGCAACCGCAGTTCATCGAGCGATCGCTTAACGTTACGATGCACGCAATCACCCAACTTCAGCACCTACAAGCACTTACGCTCAAATGTCAGCAGTTAGAAGTGCAAAATTGCGATCTATTGCGTACCAATAAGTTAAAAAGTGAATTTCTAGCGAATACGAGTCATGAAATTCGGACTCCTTTAAGTTCTATCCTGGGCTTTACACATTTGTTAAAAGCGCAAGGCTACAATCCAGAAAACCACAGACATCAAGAATATCTCAATATTATTCTCACCAGTGGGCAACACCTATTAGCACTGCTTAACGATATCTTAGATTTATCGAAAATTGAGGCAAATCAGCTCGAAATTAACAAAGAAACCGTTAATATTCCTGAAGTTTGCCGAAGTGCGATTAGTTTAGTCAAAGAAAAAGCCAGCGATAAACACTTGCAACTTCAACTTGATATTGATGCTAATGCGACTGCCTTAGTCGCCGATTCGCTGCGCTTGAAGCAGATGCTGTTCAACTTGCTTTCCAATGCGCTCAAGTTTACCAATAAAGGTGCAGTCGGCTTACAAGTCAAACAAAAAGGCGTATTTGTCCACTTTACAGTATGGGATACGGGTACAGGAATTGCTAAAGAAAAGCAGCCACAATTATTTCAGCCGTATGTGCAAATTTCTAACGTTGTTGCAGGGCGTCAAGAGGGAACAGGTCTAGGGTTAGCGTTAACACAAAAACTTGCCCAACTCCACGGAGGTTGGGTAGAAGTACAATCCAAAGTCAATCGCGGTTCGCAATTTACGATTGTTCTTCCACTAACAACAGCAGCGACAAGTAAAACTAAGGTACTATCACAACGCTCTAGTGTAACTACAGATATCCGCCTCAGCCTCAATTCGCAAGCCGCTGCGCCCAAAACTGTAATGGTGATGTTGGTAGAAGATAATTTTCACAATGCGAAGTTGATGACGACATACTTACGCAAATTAGGCTATCAAGTCACTTGGGTAAATAGCGCGGCGCAGATGTGGGAGGAATTACCAAAAGCCAAACCAGCAGTGATTTTAATGGATGTTCACCTTCCTGATGTTGATGGACTTACCTTAGTACAACAACTACAAGCCAACGCTGAGTATCGTCATATACCTGTTATCGTGCAAACTGCGATGGCAATGAAAGGCGATCGCGAAACTTGTCTAGCAGCTGGTGCGATCGACTATATTTCTAAACCAATTGAT